CTTATTTCGTATTCTACGCTCCAATCGTggatcttttttattcttttctttttcctcatTATCATTCTTCTGAAGATTGCTTTGGCCTCCTCCGTCTAACGACTTGTGACGTCGTAAACAGTTACCATCACCTGCACCGCCTTCACCACTACTTTCGAGAGAATTACGCCTCTTTACAACTTTTGATTCCTTATCTTCAGAATTATCTTCATCGTTGACATCTATGCAAATGTGTTTGTTACATCatgttatatttatcacaaaaatatttctacacaGATATCCTCCCTCCTGTTTATTTAAGGATTACACACAAAATCGATTCTGTTGCTAACtagaaaatattcataaaaaaatgtatgtaattatcTTGTAAGAAAGAGTATTTCCTATCTAGTTTTGTACTAAAAGGTTGAAATACTTTCTTTCGATGAATTTCAAAATGCTTGTTCTGTTCGTAGAGCAGTTGAACATAATTGGTTTAGGCCTGTTtttaccaacgtagattaactttaatctcggtttaatttacttgttatcttattctagttccaaaaatgagaaagagataaagagtaagttaatccaaaattaaaattaatctatgttAAGTAGAAATAGGCCTTAGATCTATAAGAACAATCGGTGAACAAGCTGCGTttcaaaactaataaaaaagtgtcataattttttaacaaccgACTGTACgaaagaacatttttaaattcttaaagtttgaaattaattacattagaaaaaagaaaaatgagggaaaaagtaaaattctcTTCTATgactatacaaataaatttttttcacctGCATTAACCAAATCGTTCCCTTCTTCCACACTCTCTTggcaattttgtattatgtcCGTTGTTATTCCATCTTCGGCAGTGTTACGTTGCTCACATTCATTGTCTTTTGCATGTTTTAATTCATTTCCGTTATACACGAACTCCTTAttactttcattttttctttcttgtacaATATCATGTTCCTCCTTTGCTTTCTTCGAATTTGTATCGTCCCCGTTGGCATCGgcaatttgtttttttgtctCCGCCAACTTCTTCTTCTCTTGtctcattttttcataacttttcCCACGTCTTTCTTCAACCTTTCTATCTCTGGAGTCCCTAAATTCTTCTTTTATCTCGTACCTTCTGTCGTCTCGAAAATCGAGTCTCCTCTCTTCTCGATCATCGCATCTTCCATAAGGCTTTTTCTCATCATATCGTCGTTGCTtgatctctctttctttattcctGTCATCAACTCGTTCTCTATATCCCTTAATGATAGGTTTAATTTCTCGATCTCGCATTGGTTTTTCTCTAATCTTATCATCTTTtctgcttctattttttagtTCCTTTGGTGAGAGCttatctctctcttctttattttctttatcatcTTTGCTCGATTCTTTATCCAAGTCTGGATTCCTTAAaacctataaaaaattaaaaagtgtacATCTGTAttctttatgttatttttatactattttaaagCAGTGGTCAGTGTTGGATAAAAAGTTCACATTCTTATGTTGAGATTTATTGTTGATGCTTGTTAAGTAGTTTATCAAAATGtgaatagaaaagaaaaaatgataagTATTTACGTGAAGATTAGATCAAACATTTTCCAATTCTCCAAcactatttttaaagtatttatttaatgcagTGGTCAGTATCAGATAAACATTTCAGATTTCCATGTTGATGCTTATTAAGTGATCTGTTATGATGTGAATAGCAAAGGagggataataataaatatttatgtgaaaaatagatcaaaatattttctgataCTGCCAATTACTTTCAATGTacttattgcattttattatcttacaaGCTTTTTGCTGTTTATAtgccatatttattttacgctCGCAAGTTTGTTCTACAACAAACTATAGAAcacaatataaacttttttctaattctttccAAAAATtgagcgcgcgcgcacgcacaaagaggggggggggagggggggggagagagagagagagagagagagagagagagagagagagagagagagagagagagagagagagagagagagagagattaaaataattacaaagtgacaatatacatgtatagaaTTACATAAAGTTTCgagaaaatcataaatataaaattaattgcaacaaatatatgcaataaacGCTCCCTTCTCAAGAACTATCACCAAACCAGCTTGTCAAATATCAGCACCAATTTTTCCGCATGTCTTACGATACAGCAGTAGACCAATTTCGCAAAGTTAAATCCTGATCCCATTATTTTCACATCACTTTAAGGTGATACACGATTCTTTTGGCGTAAATATTGTACCACAACTTTTTCACAGATCAAAGTCAGCGAGAAATTCATGGCTactaatataaatgaaaagaaCCTCATTGTCAGTACATATTCTAACACATTAAAGATagtttaaatagaaaaaaattacaaaaagctTCTTTTGctgataaagaattttttcttacatggTTGCCTTTGTGGAAACAGAAATAAGTTTTGGGGTTAACTTGATTATTGCCagttaaatattgtttcttgACATCAAACATGCTTCTAATCGGTTTTGTTTTTCTAATGTGCTCGTAAAATCTTTCATAAGTCGTATACAATTTCTCTTGGGCTCGATTGTATAGAAATCTATTTAGGAAAATCTCTTCTTCGTACTTATATGTACTTGCGTTTTCAACAAAACACTGAAAGAACGCGTcttcaaatttgatttttgtagGGTGAGATGTGGGAAAGTTGGGTGATTGTTCGTCTTCCGCGATATATATATGCTGAAAACGTTCAGTATCAGCAAATacagtaaagaataaaatatgtgatacaaaaaacttttgatCGCGTtggataaataattacaaacaaaatgttatttatccCATATATTCCATGCTGTATTTGttgtatagaaaaatttgatgtaTAGATTTGATTATTCTACCTTAGAGATAACAGGATCGTCCTTGGTCCTCCGTCTTTCCATATCCCTCCGTCGCCTTTCTTCACGTTTCTCATCCCTAAGACGTTGTTTCTCTTGCTTACGAAGTTTCAAATACTCGAGCAGTGGAGTTGTCGTGATCTTTTTCACTATAtctgtataatataatcattataatattaaaacaaatttggcTTTTACACACAcgacacatatatgtatttttttttactacaataagaaattaaaaataaaatataatgtatatacacttACTGgaacagaaaattaaaaataaaacgaaaagCACTTACTGTCTGATGGTTGATAAGAATACTCTGTTTTCGATTGGGTTATACTCGAATCAACCtcctgattttttaaattctctaaAAAGCTTATATAATACGAATCACTCTCAATAGTGCCACATTTGAGATCTTTCTTCTTGCCCGCTCGTTTCTTTGGTAATCTTTGAAAGGGTGCAAATTCTACTACTGCAGGATATTCCACCCCTTTTGAATCTACGAAGACGTAGTTATCAAACTTTTCccgaaatatgaaaatatcttGCTGCtccatgaaattaatatatgcgCGAGAAAATGCAAACTGGCCAAGAGACATGTCAGCCTTTACAAAGTACATATAGTCATGTTCTGGCAATGGAGAGACTTGCTCTAAGAATTGATCCTGAGTCATTGTTGGAGGCAGTCTTCTAATCACCACCTAATCccaaatatcaataatatactttatcacataaaaaaatattagcttgaaaaatataagacaaaagtgtaacaaataaatcttaaatttatatttgtattttaagacATCTCAATTACCATATTGTGATTATCAAGCATTATtcatatatgaataatattctTTCTAAAAACATTCTACTTAAATACAATgtcaaaattatgttaaaaatccatttaatgttaatagtaaaaagtaaattataagaGAATGTATTTGGTTTCCTCTAAGTTTTTCATGGAATTGAGCTTCAGTCATATACAaatgatacaataatatattaaaagggACAAATAACTTTCTGGAAAAAACTAACTTTTTAACattgttctttattatatacatttaaaaaaagaaaccaacactttttaagaaagaattctacatataaaaagttatttttattaaagtatattttcattaatgttttttgtaaataaaaaattaaaaaatatagtccTAAAAATATCATACTTATAACTGATATTGCTGATcaacatgtttattttttaaaatgttatacttTGCAAAATCTCGATCacacttaaaatttttctcaacatTATGACTcagttacattttaatatattttaataaaaatttatattgtgaatatcattttttaaagttttttgggttattttattgtatttttgtaaagtatgtaaaaaaatgtaagtttaatttaaatatcattaaaaagataacttaaaaaataaatttaaaaaataacttaaaaaaataattatttagaaaacaaaaaatatagtttaagaaaatttaaatttcaaccttattttataaaaaaattgtttgattttaatgtacaaaaaataaatttgttttcaatgtaacaatatcatttcacatataatattcatgtaagtttttaactattatagttttcttttatctaaaaaagtaatttgtccctttttttcatacaaactACTTAAACATcaatatttcgaaataataatttagtaatctTCTTCTAATGGTCAATTTaccattaaactttttatacagAAAACCTCTCTCttcctatattttttatacatatgatttgaaacaaaatatcaGGGTTAAATACAatcattgttaaaaaaaaattcattaagcACATGTACAAGATaaactttacataaatttgaaattatcttGCACATTCCAAAGATTTcccaaattaataaaattcagttCTTTTCATTTGTTATTTGACAGAATGAGCATAACCTATGTCGCGTTtcgtactattgttaaaaaacgGAGAAGTTAACGTCgcagaaaaatttgtatatggTAAGAATGTTGAACCTTCGTTAGGGGacgacatttttcttttttgttatctTTGACTTTTCCGACCTCCGACGAATTGGTCTGATTGTCGTTTTGCATGGAACAGCTGTCGTTATGCGCAGCACTCTCAGATTGTTGCGCTTCCTCAGTCATTTTGACTCACAACACGCTCGCGATCGCTTTCCGaaatttaagagaaatttttgTCGCTGCACGATTCGTACCGGTTCGAAATATACAATCATACAATTTTGCCTTCTCGAAGATTAAACGAAAGAATCTTCTCCCAGCAATTTATGTGACTATTACGGCCATCTTGGTTCGATCCTGCATACAAAAGACAATCcactagtttacaccgagcacttgggatacgcgtatcaagtagtgaatttaagctgatcagccaatgattaaacacattcactagttatttactatttgatacgcgtaccaagtgctcggtgtaaactagagtattagggtgcgttcggggcaagattaaagggccatctacaatggagagtcgtaggccgtagcagtagtcgtagaaaatgtctccatttcgtattgctttactgtttacagcctacagcagacattgagccaatttattgcgtgcttacgatgagcgttaGGGCATTCGGGTTTAGTTTTTGGTTgcctttctttgatggccggcttgtatgttattgctacgtcgtttttcttctagacagcattgccgtagttttagtgctgttacggctaaaacactccattgtagatggcccttaaaggccctcacacatgaattgacataaccataacgtaaggttttgacgcgtcggattgggcgaccataaccgtaacctgccgtaagagccaccgcacaagctttttcgtaacacgttacgttacgttaagtgctccataaacctaAGGGCCActgcacaaactcttccataacgcgttacgttacgttaagtactccatacgaacctaagttgtacttaaaatttaacttaaatcaacgcacaaagaagagccaccgcacaagctttttcgtaaagggccatctacaatggagagtcgtaggccgtagcagtagtcgtagaaaatgtctccatttcgtattgctttactgtttacagccCACAGCAGACATTAAGCCAATTTAttgcgtgcttacgatgagcgttaAGACATTCGGGTTTAGTTTTTGGTTgcctttctttgatggccggcttgtatgttattgctacgtcgtttttcttctagacagcattgccgtagttttagtgctgttacggctaaaacactccattgtagatggcccttaacacgttacgttacgttaagtgctccataaacctaagttcgtacttaaaattaaacttacatcaacgcacaaagaaacttttaacgtaagttcttaagttcttacgttaaggatttttttgtgcgttgatttaagttaaattttaagtacaacttaggttcgtatggagtacttaacgtaacgtaacgcgttatggaagagtttgtgcggtggcccgaaatccttaacgtaagaacttaagaacttacgttaaaagtttctttgtgcgttgatgtaagtttaattttaagtacgaacttaggtttatggagcacttaacgtaacgtaacgtgttacgaaaaagcttgtgcggtggctcaaagaaacttttaacgtaagttcttaagttcttacgttaagaatttctttgggcgttgatttaagttaaattttaagtacaacttagattcgtatggagtacttaacgtaacgcgttaagggccatctacaatggagtgttttagccgtaacagcactaaaactacggcaatgctgtctagaataaaaacgacgtagcaataacatacaagccggccatcaaGGAAAGGCGACCAAAAGCTAATCCCGAATGCcccaacgctcatcgtaagcacgcaatgaattgaatcaatgtctgctgtaggctgtaaacagtaaagcaatacgaagtggagacattttctacgactactgctacggcctacgactctccattgtagatggccctttatggaagagtttgtgcggtggccctaaccGGCTAATTCAAGTACGTGGGTGCGTTCGTTTATGCAGTAACTGCCGCAGTTGTCGTTCGTTTACTTCGTCTGCGAAAGTTACTGCGGCGCAGTTTGTCGTTCGTTTACGCAGTGATACATCTCATCTGAGCAGCTACCTCGAAGGTCCTGCTTTGGATGCTCTGCTCGCAGTACTGCATAAACAAACGCAGTATCACGCAGTATTTTCATCGTCGTATTTTCACTTATTTACGTGAGATTGTgcctgaaaatttaaaaaatgtcaagttactttattaaaattgaaaaacaaaaaggtGGAGAACAACTCCTCAAGATTGATCCtacaaaactaaaaataataccaggtaaattacataataaaaagctataaagtttattaatttgtgtttGTTTCGTAATCAAATaacctaaaaatttatatttattaagaatgtaaattgaaaatcaatccgcaacatattaaaaaaattgattatgttCAGAAAACACAAGTGCTCAGTGAGCAGTCAGTGATTATTGATTCTTACTGTTATATCTCTAAATTTAGACAAATTATATAAGCAAATTACTCAATTGCTGTGTAACGGTTGTGTTTTCTGAACGTAACCATTTTAAACTTGcagtaaacaaattataattttttgtggttttataaatttatcttaggTGCAGGTTCTACTGCAACTATTCCTAATAACACGACGTCGTCTAcgataaatatagaaaaacaaGAGAAGCCTGAATTTGATAAGAATTTGGATCCGTCATTACTTTCTCAAAATGTCTTGTGTACACCGTCAATTTTTCCAAGGCTTTTATCCGAATCAACTTCACCAGTAGTCCaaggtataaataaataaattttttatatatatacttattgtattataaaaaatttatattcattataatatgtataaatattataataaataaatatatttatgtgtatgtaataaaatagttgCAAATATCACAGATTccacccagcaaacacagaacattgcggcaatgttgcaatattgctgtaatgttgctacaatgttaCAACATTGtcacaatgttgctgcaatgttCTATGTCTGCTGggtaatatagatataataaatgcatactgtaatattacttataaaaattgatcaatttgTAATTATCTCATAACTCACATAGGATTGCATTAGTCAACCGTTTTggtgttaatatttatttgtttttattatttttttaaatactgccTATAACTGCATTTATGTTCCTGTGTATTATCATAATAGGTTTGGACAATTGTAAAGTTTTTCGTTTGGTCGATTTGAATACAACGACAACTTCGGGTCCTCAATCTGCTATTCCATCAACGATAACTTCTGAACTTCCATTTTTCACTGTTCCATCAACTGTCACACTTTCACAAAGTTCTACGGATGATATGGATAATATGGGAGGGTCATGTccaaaaaaactaaaaatggaaaaatgttCATCATCAGCGGAAGGTAAGTAACCAAGGATCTTAATTTCTGTTTATTGTTTTCTACTGTGCATAGtggaaatcaaattaattgtcaaacttctattttatggaatttatttttggaaaaattgttAGTATTATGACcagtaagaaaaaatataaagaaaattttgaaagtgttgatattttcaacatatttatgtgttctataagtaatttttttgttttaattttaggtGTTTCTAAAGAAAACTGGACAGAAGCAGAGATACAGCTTTTACTTGAGCAACGACTCAATATGAATCATAAATTTGAAAACCCAAACACACGAAAGACACCATATTGGAATATAATAGTTAAAAGTTTTCAAGAAAAGGGTTACAATGTAAAAGCAAgtgatttaataaacaaatggaAAAATCTCCAAGTTACTTACAATCGGAATGTAAGTAAACTGAAAAGAACGGGCGAAAGTGCTATTACTTGGAAATACTTTGAACAAATGCATGAAATTTTTGCGGAGAAGAAAAGTGTAAATCCTGTAGAAGCATCACTAGGTTCAACTTTCAAACCAAAGACACTTACCTTGTCAGAGGATGAATCAACTGATGTATGTAAGGAAAATATagatgttaaagaaaatattttaccaaaagagagaaaaagagaacaaTCAAAGAAAACGCGATTTCAAGAAGAAATGTTACAActcttgaaagaaaaaaaatcacaatcaTTAAAACTCAAAAAAGAGATTTGGgaagataagaaaaagattgCTACAAGTAAAATTGAAGcgattaataatcttattgcTGTCTTAAAAGATGAAAAGAAAACCGCCTaacataaaatgatattttacaaAGTCAAGTATGATCTccttaagttttttatttattttcgtttatgtttttgtttgtcttattttaataaaatatttatgttttatataagacAAATGTTACACTCTTacaatattaagatatttcttatattttttattaagtaaaaaataatattcggttattaatagaattattgttttatataaaaacatttatatgtatattcgtatgtttctaatataatacattttatgcttaattaaaagtaatataatactCATTATTCGTTTGTGATGTACCTGTGATGTActtcaaagtaaaataaacaaatatcaaatattataaaatagacaTAATTTATTCGTATTTATAACTAAGTTTTATTATCGTGTGTTatcataaatgcataaaatttgAGTAGTAAATAAGGAAATAGTTGTGGCCCATGTtaa
This sequence is a window from Monomorium pharaonis isolate MP-MQ-018 chromosome 3, ASM1337386v2, whole genome shotgun sequence. Protein-coding genes within it:
- the LOC105838957 gene encoding regulator of nonsense transcripts 3A isoform X2, producing the protein MTEEAQQSESAAHNDSCSMQNDNQTNSSEVGKVKDNKKEKCRPLTKVVIRRLPPTMTQDQFLEQVSPLPEHDYMYFVKADMSLGQFAFSRAYINFMEQQDIFIFREKFDNYVFVDSKGVEYPAVVEFAPFQRLPKKRAGKKKDLKCGTIESDSYYISFLENLKNQEVDSSITQSKTEYSYQPSDNIVKKITTTPLLEYLKLRKQEKQRLRDEKREERRRRDMERRRTKDDPVISKVLRNPDLDKESSKDDKENKEERDKLSPKELKNRSRKDDKIREKPMRDREIKPIIKGYRERVDDRNKEREIKQRRYDEKKPYGRCDDREERRLDFRDDRRYEIKEEFRDSRDRKVEERRGKSYEKMRQEKKKLAETKKQIADANGDDTNSKKAKEEHDIVQERKNESNKEFVYNGNELKHAKDNECEQRNTAEDGITTDIIQNCQESVEEGNDLVNADVNDEDNSEDKESKVVKRRNSLESSGEGGAGDGNCLRRHKSLDGGGQSNLQKNDNEEKEKNKKDPRLERRIRNKDRPAMEIYRPGMGKFSKQRLEREKSSDERASLSQSPTPNPSASSTTGKAGKVGATETHR
- the LOC105838957 gene encoding regulator of nonsense transcripts 3A isoform X1; this translates as MTEEAQQSESAAHNDSCSMQNDNQTNSSEVGKVKDNKKEKCRPLTKVVIRRLPPTMTQDQFLEQVSPLPEHDYMYFVKADMSLGQFAFSRAYINFMEQQDIFIFREKFDNYVFVDSKGVEYPAVVEFAPFQRLPKKRAGKKKDLKCGTIESDSYYISFLENLKNQEVDSSITQSKTEYSYQPSDNIVKKITTTPLLEYLKLRKQEKQRLRDEKREERRRRDMERRRTKDDPVISKVLRNPDLDKESSKDDKENKEERDKLSPKELKNRSRKDDKIREKPMRDREIKPIIKGYRERVDDRNKEREIKQRRYDEKKPYGRCDDREERRLDFRDDRRYEIKEEFRDSRDRKVEERRGKSYEKMRQEKKKLAETKKQIADANGDDTNSKKAKEEHDIVQERKNESNKEFVYNGNELKHAKDNECEQRNTAEDGITTDIIQNCQESVEEGNDLVNADVNDEDNSEDKESKVVKRRNSLESSGEGGAGDGNCLRRHKSLDGGGQSNLQKNDNEEKEKNKKDPRLERRIRNKDRPAMEIYRPGMGKFSKQRLEREKSSDERASLSQSPTPNPSASSTTGKAGKVGATEVRSMTFKRSITRDAT
- the LOC118644794 gene encoding uncharacterized protein LOC118644794 — protein: MSSYFIKIEKQKGGEQLLKIDPTKLKIIPGAGSTATIPNNTTSSTINIEKQEKPEFDKNLDPSLLSQNVLCTPSIFPRLLSESTSPVVQGLDNCKVFRLVDLNTTTTSGPQSAIPSTITSELPFFTVPSTVTLSQSSTDDMDNMGGSCPKKLKMEKCSSSAEGVSKENWTEAEIQLLLEQRLNMNHKFENPNTRKTPYWNIIVKSFQEKGYNVKASDLINKWKNLQVTYNRNVSKLKRTGESAITWKYFEQMHEIFAEKKSVNPVEASLGSTFKPKTLTLSEDESTDVCKENIDVKENILPKERKREQSKKTRFQEEMLQLLKEKKSQSLKLKKEIWEDKKKIATSKIEAINNLIAVLKDEKKTA